Proteins encoded together in one Luteimonas fraxinea window:
- a CDS encoding leucyl aminopeptidase has product MRSRRTPLHTLFAAPIVLIVALAALPAAAQREIRFEAAEAPASGTLVLAVPELADGGARDGAFARIDAGSQGALTRAITAAGFSGKADSQLDLPGIAGFDRVLLVGTGSGTPDARRIEDVGGLIGRFAARSKAPQVDVLWEGAEADAAAQLAFGAALGEYRFDQYRTTGKPDDAAGTGTLVVRSPAGAGAASAWNEDWKAVAAGVKFARDLVTEPANALGPEEFVARTREAFAGKPNVSIEVLDVPAMERLGMGSLLAVGQGSVRPPRMLVVRYTGGTRGEAPIAFVGKGITFDSGGISIKPSENMWRMKYDMTGAASATGAVLALAGRNAKVNAVAVSALAENMPSGSATRPGDVIRTAAGKTYEVISTDAEGRMVLVDALWYVQRQDNPRVIVDIATLTGAIVTALGNDYAGLFTRDDALAAQLERAGEAAGEPVWRMPMHPGYGKLLESPIADMRNGGGRPGSGTAAHFIGEFVDAGRSWAHLDIAGMAWRDGNELSTTPAGASAYGVRLFDRFVRDNYER; this is encoded by the coding sequence ATGCGCTCACGCCGCACGCCCTTGCACACCCTGTTCGCCGCGCCGATCGTCCTGATCGTCGCATTGGCCGCGCTGCCTGCCGCCGCACAGCGCGAGATCCGCTTCGAGGCTGCCGAAGCCCCCGCCAGCGGCACGCTGGTGCTGGCAGTGCCGGAACTGGCGGACGGTGGCGCACGCGACGGTGCGTTCGCGCGTATCGATGCGGGCAGCCAGGGCGCGTTGACGCGTGCAATCACCGCGGCGGGTTTCAGCGGCAAGGCCGACAGCCAGCTGGATCTGCCGGGCATCGCCGGGTTCGATCGCGTGCTGCTGGTCGGCACCGGCAGTGGCACGCCCGATGCGCGTCGTATCGAAGATGTCGGCGGATTGATCGGCCGCTTCGCCGCGCGCAGCAAGGCGCCGCAGGTCGACGTGCTGTGGGAAGGCGCCGAAGCCGACGCCGCAGCGCAGCTTGCATTCGGCGCCGCGCTGGGCGAATACCGCTTCGACCAGTACCGCACCACTGGCAAACCGGACGATGCGGCCGGCACCGGCACGCTGGTCGTGCGCAGTCCGGCGGGCGCTGGCGCCGCCAGTGCCTGGAACGAGGACTGGAAGGCGGTCGCAGCCGGCGTGAAGTTCGCGCGTGATCTGGTCACCGAGCCGGCCAATGCGCTCGGACCGGAAGAGTTCGTGGCCCGCACGCGCGAAGCGTTCGCAGGCAAGCCGAACGTGAGCATCGAAGTGCTGGACGTGCCGGCGATGGAACGTCTCGGCATGGGCAGTCTGCTCGCCGTGGGGCAGGGCAGTGTGCGTCCGCCGCGGATGCTGGTCGTGCGCTACACCGGTGGCACGCGCGGTGAAGCGCCGATCGCGTTCGTCGGCAAGGGCATCACCTTTGATTCGGGCGGTATCTCGATCAAGCCCAGCGAGAACATGTGGCGCATGAAGTACGACATGACCGGCGCTGCGAGCGCGACCGGTGCCGTGCTCGCGCTCGCCGGCCGCAACGCCAAGGTCAACGCGGTGGCGGTCTCGGCGCTGGCCGAGAACATGCCGTCGGGTTCCGCCACGCGCCCGGGCGACGTGATCCGCACTGCGGCCGGCAAGACGTACGAAGTCATCAGCACCGACGCCGAGGGCCGCATGGTGCTGGTCGACGCGCTCTGGTACGTGCAGCGCCAGGACAATCCGCGCGTGATCGTCGATATCGCCACGCTGACCGGCGCCATCGTCACCGCGCTGGGCAACGACTATGCCGGCCTGTTCACCCGCGACGACGCGCTTGCCGCGCAGCTGGAGCGCGCGGGCGAGGCCGCCGGCGAGCCGGTGTGGCGCATGCCGATGCATCCGGGCTACGGCAAGCTGCTGGAATCGCCGATCGCCGACATGCGCAATGGTGGTGGTCGCCCGGGCTCGGGCACGGCGGCGCACTTCATTGGTGAATTCGTCGACGCCGGTCGTTCGTGGGCGCACCTCGATATCGCCGGCATGGCCTGGCGCGACGGCAACGAACTGTCGACGACGCCCGCAGGGGCGTCGGCGTATGGCGTGCGGCTGTTCGACCGGTTCGTGCGGGACAACTACGAGCGTTGA
- a CDS encoding DMT family transporter, translating to MHHWLLLSIVVAVLVGMLLPLQALLNARVGALTEGALFASFLSFAVGTFALGLVLLVTRTQLPSMRTLATLPPWLWCGGLIGAVFVFCGTLLVPRLGAAGMICLIVAGQLVGSLLLDHYGVLSQPRPVDAVRLAGAVLVGIGALLVVRPWQAG from the coding sequence ATGCATCACTGGCTGCTGCTGAGCATCGTCGTCGCCGTTCTGGTGGGCATGCTGCTGCCGTTGCAGGCGCTGCTCAACGCGCGCGTCGGTGCTTTGACCGAGGGCGCGCTGTTCGCGTCGTTCCTTTCGTTTGCGGTCGGCACATTCGCACTCGGCCTCGTGTTGCTGGTCACGCGCACGCAGTTGCCGTCGATGCGCACGCTGGCCACGTTGCCGCCCTGGCTCTGGTGCGGTGGACTGATCGGTGCGGTGTTCGTGTTCTGCGGCACGCTGCTGGTGCCGCGGCTCGGCGCGGCCGGCATGATCTGCCTGATCGTCGCCGGACAACTGGTCGGCTCGCTGCTGCTCGATCATTACGGCGTGCTGTCGCAGCCGCGACCCGTCGATGCGGTGCGACTGGCTGGCGCCGTGCTGGTCGGCATCGGCGCGCTGCTGGTCGTGCGTCCCTGGCAGGCGGGGTAA
- a CDS encoding HD domain-containing protein, which translates to MSNPESTVFPLPPEMQAALESAYATPPRAYHNLGHVETLLRHFDEVAARDGWAQPVEVRLAILYHDAIYDARAGDNEARSAELAVESIACWLPDAGIDAGRVADLIRLTARHGQLSADDFADDPHADDARRFLDCDMAILAADDVAFDAYDRGIAAEYRHVPRWLYAVNRRRFLKSLLARPRIYLDDGFHARLDAQARHNLRRAVTTKR; encoded by the coding sequence ATGTCGAATCCAGAAAGCACTGTGTTTCCGCTGCCGCCAGAGATGCAGGCCGCGCTCGAATCCGCCTACGCTACGCCGCCGCGGGCGTATCACAACCTCGGTCACGTCGAGACCCTGCTGCGGCATTTCGACGAGGTCGCGGCGCGCGACGGCTGGGCGCAGCCGGTCGAAGTGCGGCTGGCGATCCTCTATCACGATGCGATCTACGACGCGCGCGCGGGCGACAACGAAGCGCGTTCGGCGGAACTCGCGGTCGAGTCCATTGCCTGCTGGCTGCCCGATGCCGGCATCGACGCCGGGCGCGTCGCCGACCTCATCCGTCTGACCGCGCGTCATGGCCAACTGTCGGCGGACGATTTCGCCGACGATCCGCATGCCGATGACGCACGCCGTTTTCTCGATTGCGACATGGCGATCCTCGCTGCCGACGATGTCGCGTTCGATGCCTACGACCGCGGCATCGCCGCCGAATACCGCCACGTGCCACGGTGGCTGTATGCGGTGAACCGGCGGCGTTTCCTGAAATCCCTGCTGGCCCGGCCGCGCATCTATCTCGACGACGGCTTCCACGCGCGGCTCGACGCGCAGGCCCGGCACAACCTGCGCCGCGCGGTGACGACCAAACGCTGA
- a CDS encoding MFS transporter — MTAPAATAPAKGRVLFASLIGTTIEFFDFYIYATAAVLVFPKLFFPSADPASATLQSLATFALAFFARPIGSAVFGHYGDRVGRKATLVAALLTMGISTVVIGLLPTYAQIGVAAPLLLALCRFGQGLGLGGEWGGAVLLATENAPPGKRAWYGMFPQLGAPLGFFLSTAIFLVLTEVMSDDAFFAWGWRIPFLASAVLVLVGLWVRLRITETPDFQKVLDKGARVRLPMQEVLVNQWRGVVAGTMLALATFVLFYLMTVFALSWGTSQLGYSREHFLMLQLAGVVCFAATIPISALYADRFGRRRAMLIASAGIVVFGLCFAPLFVADSHIATLAFLMIGLGLMGLTYGPVGTLLAEQFPTAVRYTGASLAFNLAGIFGASLAPYIATWLGERHGLASVGWYLAGAAVLSFIALWTLPRDDAPGDVPAGR, encoded by the coding sequence ATGACCGCACCTGCCGCCACCGCGCCCGCCAAGGGCCGTGTGCTGTTCGCCAGCCTGATCGGCACGACGATCGAATTCTTCGATTTCTACATCTACGCGACCGCCGCGGTGCTGGTGTTCCCGAAGCTGTTCTTCCCGTCGGCCGATCCCGCATCGGCCACGCTCCAGTCACTGGCGACATTCGCGCTTGCGTTCTTCGCACGTCCCATCGGCTCGGCGGTGTTCGGCCATTACGGCGATCGCGTCGGCCGCAAGGCGACGCTGGTTGCGGCGCTGCTGACGATGGGCATCTCGACGGTCGTCATCGGCCTGCTGCCGACCTATGCGCAGATCGGTGTCGCCGCGCCGCTGCTGCTCGCGCTGTGCCGGTTCGGACAGGGCCTGGGCCTGGGCGGCGAGTGGGGCGGGGCAGTGCTGCTGGCCACCGAGAACGCGCCGCCCGGCAAACGGGCCTGGTACGGCATGTTTCCGCAGCTCGGTGCGCCGCTCGGGTTCTTCCTGTCGACGGCGATCTTCCTCGTGCTGACCGAGGTGATGAGCGACGACGCGTTCTTCGCCTGGGGCTGGCGCATTCCGTTCCTGGCCAGCGCGGTGCTGGTGCTCGTTGGCCTCTGGGTGCGCCTGCGCATCACCGAAACACCGGATTTCCAGAAGGTGCTCGACAAGGGCGCGCGCGTGCGCCTGCCGATGCAGGAAGTACTGGTCAACCAGTGGCGCGGCGTCGTCGCCGGCACGATGCTCGCATTGGCGACCTTCGTGCTGTTCTATCTGATGACGGTGTTCGCGCTGAGCTGGGGCACCTCGCAGCTCGGCTATTCCCGCGAGCATTTCCTGATGCTGCAACTCGCCGGCGTGGTCTGTTTCGCGGCGACGATCCCGATCTCCGCGCTGTATGCCGACCGCTTCGGCCGCCGCCGCGCGATGCTGATCGCCAGCGCCGGCATCGTGGTGTTCGGCCTGTGCTTCGCGCCGCTGTTCGTCGCCGACAGCCACATTGCGACGCTTGCCTTCCTGATGATCGGGCTTGGACTCATGGGCCTGACCTACGGCCCGGTCGGCACGCTGCTGGCCGAGCAATTCCCGACTGCGGTGCGCTATACCGGCGCGTCGCTGGCGTTCAATCTGGCTGGCATCTTCGGTGCATCGCTGGCGCCGTACATCGCGACCTGGCTGGGCGAGCGGCATGGGCTCGCATCAGTGGGTTGGTATCTCGCCGGCGCGGCGGTGCTGAGTTTCATCGCGCTGTGGACGCTGCCGCGCGATGACGCGCCGGGTGATGTGCCGGCCGGGCGCTAG
- a CDS encoding DUF6164 family protein: MAKMLLNLRYVPDDEAADVCAFLDEAGIPWYQTRPSPFGISLGGIWLRENDDLPRAKALMAEYQKERQAQAKSVQSQAERDGTAETFADIVRNDPKRVVLIVIAIVFLIGLMAVPGYMLSR, translated from the coding sequence ATGGCGAAAATGCTGCTCAATCTGCGTTACGTGCCCGACGATGAAGCCGCCGATGTCTGCGCGTTTCTCGACGAGGCCGGCATTCCCTGGTACCAGACCCGCCCGAGCCCGTTCGGCATCTCGCTGGGCGGGATCTGGCTGCGTGAGAACGACGATCTGCCGCGCGCGAAAGCGTTGATGGCCGAGTACCAGAAGGAACGACAGGCGCAGGCGAAATCCGTGCAGTCGCAGGCCGAGCGTGACGGCACCGCCGAAACCTTCGCTGACATCGTGCGCAACGATCCCAAGCGCGTCGTGCTGATCGTGATCGCGATCGTGTTCCTGATCGGCCTGATGGCAGTGCCCGGTTACATGCTGTCGCGCTGA
- a CDS encoding PA2169 family four-helix-bundle protein: MSNKTAHTLNDLIAIARDGKDFYEEAAQKVDDAELKTLFARIATTKSQIVSELSAAVQAAGGKPEDSGTFVGSMQQMYGKVRATLGDKEYGYVAELEESEDRLLEAFDEASRDADTPPAARDVVVRLLPEVRACHDVMRTRKLAMKNAH, from the coding sequence ATGTCCAACAAGACCGCGCACACCCTCAACGACCTGATCGCCATTGCCCGTGACGGCAAGGACTTCTACGAAGAAGCCGCGCAGAAGGTCGACGACGCCGAGCTGAAGACGCTGTTCGCACGCATCGCGACCACCAAGTCGCAGATCGTCAGCGAGCTCAGCGCCGCCGTGCAGGCCGCGGGTGGCAAGCCGGAAGATTCCGGCACCTTCGTCGGCAGCATGCAGCAGATGTACGGCAAGGTCCGTGCGACGCTGGGCGACAAGGAATACGGCTACGTTGCCGAACTCGAAGAGTCCGAAGACCGTCTGCTCGAAGCGTTCGATGAAGCGTCTCGCGACGCCGACACACCGCCGGCCGCCCGCGACGTCGTCGTCCGTCTGCTGCCGGAAGTGCGTGCCTGTCACGACGTGATGCGCACCCGCAAGCTCGCGATGAAGAACGCGCACTGA